The Mytilus galloprovincialis chromosome 2, xbMytGall1.hap1.1, whole genome shotgun sequence genome has a window encoding:
- the LOC143063843 gene encoding uncharacterized protein LOC143063843 translates to MEGREVKTLVFFDLEATGLTRPRITELSMMSVQREDLLRTVGTPRVVNKVTLCVNPQKCMEPEACKITGLYNDSLEDQTPFDSSVTDTIHNFLNRLPSPVCLLAHNGNKYDYPLLLKELQRGGKILSPELLCADSLIAFKDLDGYVHPGEKPKSFDGSSSQPSSRVTTPLDSLLQTTDLSQSLNLNRKTPLGQPIPETACSNMKEKVRQLKRKCDASFDRGPSVAKAVRKRLFQSDPIDIASLNKEVKSESGNRNFAGSKPSTLEKLVSAKRFKPEVETVKKRLNFDSDEDDDSTDSSLNCSTDYEMLERNSAIPVNGHAIEEKSNFTCDFNENVKQGPTSYFSNLDSQGSLKDEDLVNAIEQVENKVPTFGMDGLESESPTHCPNFVDVPTTTDAICVTPKKAEIIQVDVQTTNETTPVKNTLPVKSELKNTPVTQLARFTEKVQLNTPKSSRMNEQLKQLSAGSTANVGNHLSSSFSAFVTASYSNTTTVNSSAFGFPKWVSYSLPNIYKRTFGCEPAISHTAEDDCKALLQCVKRKSPDFIRWVDRNSILLSNLQPMS, encoded by the exons ATGGAGGGAAGAGAAGTGAAAACTCTAGTCTTCTTTGACTTAGAAGCTACTGGTTTGACCAGACCACGAATCACAGAGTTGAGCATGATGTCCGTCCAAAGAGAAGACCTTCTAAGAACAGTCGGTACACCAAGAGTAGTCAACAAAGTAACTTTATGTGTTAACCCACAAAAGTGTATGGAACCAGAGGCATGCAAAATTACAG GTCTATATAATGACAGTTTAGAGGACCAGACTCCATTTGATTCAAGTGTTACTGACACTATACATAACTTTTTAAATAGACTGCCATCGCCTGTGTGCTTATTGGCACACAATGGTAACAAATATGACTATCCACTTCTATTGAAAGAATTGCAACGTGGTGGTAAAATTTTATCACCAGAACTTCTCTGTGCTGATTCCCTCATTGCATTTAAAGATTTGGATGGGTATGTTCATCCAGGTGAGAAACCAAAATCATTTGATGGCTCTTCATCCCAGCCGTCATCAAGGGTGACAACTCCATTGGACTCACTCTTGCAGACTACAGATTTGTCTCAGTCTTTAAATTTAAACAGGAAGACACCTCTAGGTCAGCCTATTCCTGAGACAGCTTGTTCAAATATGAAGGAAAAGGTAAGACAGTTAAAACGAAAGTGTGATGCTAGTTTTGACCGTGGACCAAGTGTGGCTAAAGCTGTTAGGAAACGTTTGTTCCAGTCAGACCCAATCGATATAGCAAGTTTAAATAAAGAGGTAAAGTCAGAGAGTGGTAATAGAAACTTTGCTGGTAGCAAACCCTCAACACTTGAAAAACTAGTCAGTGCAAAACGATTTAAACCAGAAGTTGAAACTGTCAAAAAACGATTAAATTTTGACTCAGATGAGGACGATGATAGTACAGATTCTAGTCTTAATTGTAGCACCGATTATGAAATGTTGGAACGCAACAGTGCAATACCGGTAAATGGCCATGCAATCGAAGAAAAATCAAATTTTACATGTGATTTTAATGAAAACGTGAAGCAAGGACCAACTTCATATTTTTCCAACCTGGATTCTCAGGGCAGTTTAAAAGATGAAGATCTAGTGAATGCTATAGAACAAGTAGAAAATAAAGTGCCAACATTTGGAATGGATGGACTTGAAAGTGAAAGCCCAACCCATTGTCCAAATTTTGTTGATGTTCCAACAACAACTGATGCCATCTGTGTAACTCCTAAAAAAGCGGAGATTATACAGGTAGATGTTCAAACAACAAATGAGACAACACCGGTTAAAAATACTCTACCAGTAAAGTCAGAATTGAAAAACACACCAGTAACTCAATTAGCCAGATTTACCGAAAAAGTTCAACTTAACACACCAAAGTCCTCAAGGATGAACGAACAGTTAAAACAATTAAGTGCTGGATCAACTGCAAATGTAGGGAATCACTTGTCGTCATCATTTAGTGCTTTTGTAACAGCTAGTTACAGTAACACAACAACAGTGAACTCAAGTGCCTTTGGATTTCCAAAGTGGGTGTCTTATAGTTTGCCAAACATTTACAAACGTACCTTTGGATGTGAACCAGCGATATCTCACACGGCAGAAGACGATTGTAAAGCGTTATTGCAGTGTGTGAAACGTAAATCTCCAGACTTTATACGATGGGTCGATAGGAACTCTATATTGTTATCCAATTTGCAACCGATGAgttga